The following proteins are co-located in the Spinactinospora alkalitolerans genome:
- a CDS encoding TcmI family type II polyketide cyclase has translation MHRTLIVARTVPENISAIADVFAESDDSELPHMIGVSRRTLFSFHDLYFHLVEAEHDITPGLYRARSHPLYQDINTRLASLVSPYDPGWKEPKDAMAAPFYSWTPEGGRGR, from the coding sequence GTGCATCGGACGCTCATCGTCGCCCGAACCGTCCCCGAAAACATTTCCGCGATCGCCGATGTGTTCGCCGAGTCCGACGACTCCGAGCTTCCGCACATGATCGGGGTCTCACGCCGGACGCTCTTCTCCTTCCACGATCTCTACTTCCACCTGGTCGAAGCGGAGCACGACATCACCCCCGGTCTCTACCGGGCTCGCAGCCACCCGCTCTACCAGGACATCAACACCCGGCTCGCATCGCTGGTCTCGCCCTACGACCCCGGCTGGAAGGAGCCGAAGGACGCCATGGCCGCGCCCTTCTACTCCTGGACCCCGGAAGGGGGGCGGGGTCGATGA
- a CDS encoding cupin domain-containing protein yields MTAASRTRVSAADATPNRRRGGDIRVTLSPKTVGSTSGFGGVLRLAAGEYVTEHYHPYSEEFLHVVQGDLTMELNGEAVSLGPGDSLLVPIGVRHRLTNAGAGEARAVFHLSPLAPSPDLGHVDTEEPTAPAEAGPEVGGPR; encoded by the coding sequence ATGACGGCCGCGTCGCGCACCAGGGTCAGCGCGGCCGACGCCACCCCGAATCGCAGGCGCGGCGGCGACATACGCGTCACGCTCAGCCCGAAGACCGTCGGGTCCACCTCCGGATTCGGCGGGGTCCTCCGGCTGGCCGCGGGCGAGTACGTGACCGAGCACTACCACCCCTACTCCGAAGAGTTCCTCCATGTCGTCCAAGGGGATCTCACGATGGAGCTGAACGGGGAGGCGGTCTCGCTCGGGCCCGGCGACTCGCTCCTGGTGCCCATCGGCGTCCGCCACCGGCTGACCAACGCCGGTGCGGGGGAGGCGCGCGCTGTCTTCCACCTGTCGCCGCTGGCCCCCAGCCCCGACCTGGGGCACGTGGACACCGAGGAGCCGACCGCGCCGGCTGAGGCGGGCCCCGAGGTCGGTGGGCCGAGATGA
- a CDS encoding beta-ketoacyl-[acyl-carrier-protein] synthase family protein: MTRTAVVTGIGVVAPGGIGREAFWECLAEGRTATRTITLFDPAEFRSRIAAEADFDPHAAGLTHQEIRRMDRASQFAVVSAREAVADSGLDTGETAAERIGVAIGSAVGCTMSLEEEYRVLSDSGRLRLLDHAYGTPHLYGHMVPSTIAVEVARDVGAEGEVSLVSTGCTSGLDAVARGAQMITGGTADIAVAGATDAPLSPITSACFDAIKATSPNNGDPEHASRPFDADRDGFVLGEGAAVLVLEEREAALRRGARIYAEIAGFANRSNAFHMTGLKPDGREMAEAIRVALGRARMAPDDVDYINAHGSGTKQNDRHETAAFKRALGDRAYRVPVSSIKSMVGHSLGAIGSIEVAACALALERQVAPPTANLYTADPECDLDYVPRTAREHGMDAVLSVGSGFGGFQSAMLLRRSAA, translated from the coding sequence ATGACCAGGACCGCCGTAGTCACCGGGATCGGCGTGGTGGCCCCCGGGGGGATCGGGCGGGAGGCGTTCTGGGAGTGCCTGGCGGAGGGCCGTACCGCGACCCGGACCATCACCCTCTTCGATCCGGCGGAGTTCCGCTCCAGGATCGCGGCGGAGGCCGACTTCGATCCGCATGCGGCCGGGCTCACGCATCAGGAGATCCGGCGCATGGACCGGGCCTCGCAGTTCGCGGTGGTGAGCGCCCGTGAGGCGGTTGCGGACAGCGGGCTGGACACCGGGGAGACCGCCGCCGAGCGGATCGGCGTGGCGATCGGCAGCGCGGTCGGCTGCACCATGAGCCTGGAAGAGGAGTACCGGGTTCTCTCGGACAGCGGCCGGCTCCGGCTGCTCGATCACGCCTACGGCACACCGCACCTGTACGGCCACATGGTGCCCAGCACCATCGCCGTGGAGGTCGCCCGCGACGTCGGGGCCGAAGGAGAGGTCTCCCTGGTCTCCACGGGGTGCACGTCGGGCCTTGACGCCGTGGCCCGCGGCGCGCAGATGATCACCGGCGGCACGGCCGACATCGCCGTGGCGGGGGCCACCGACGCCCCGCTCTCGCCGATCACCTCGGCCTGCTTCGACGCGATCAAGGCGACCTCGCCCAACAATGGCGACCCCGAGCACGCATCGCGGCCGTTCGACGCCGACCGCGACGGATTCGTCCTGGGCGAGGGGGCCGCGGTGCTGGTCCTGGAGGAGCGCGAAGCGGCCCTGCGCCGCGGCGCGCGGATCTACGCCGAGATCGCCGGTTTCGCCAACCGCAGCAACGCCTTCCACATGACGGGGCTGAAGCCCGACGGGCGGGAGATGGCGGAGGCGATCCGCGTCGCGCTGGGGCGCGCGCGCATGGCGCCCGACGACGTGGACTACATCAACGCGCACGGTTCCGGGACCAAGCAGAACGACAGGCACGAGACCGCGGCGTTCAAACGCGCCCTCGGCGATCGCGCCTACCGGGTGCCGGTCAGTTCCATCAAATCCATGGTCGGGCACTCGCTCGGCGCCATCGGCTCGATCGAGGTGGCCGCCTGCGCCCTCGCGCTCGAACGCCAGGTCGCCCCGCCGACAGCGAACCTGTACACCGCCGACCCGGAGTGCGACCTGGACTACGTCCCGCGCACGGCGCGCGAGCACGGCATGGACGCCGTGCTCAGCGTCGGCAGCGGATTCGGAGGCTTCCAGAGCGCGATGCTCCTGCGCCGGTCGGCGGCCTGA
- a CDS encoding ketosynthase chain-length factor, with translation MTTPTKETAAVVTGIGVVAPTGVGTEEHWRSVLAGKSGIGRITRFDPSPYPVRLAGEVPGFTGKGRIPNRLLPQTDRWTHMALAAADEALEDACIDLGRLPEYEIAVVTSSSSGGTEFGQQEMERLYRNDPSWVSAYQSIAWFYAATTGQISIKNGARGPCGVVCTEQAGGLDAAAQARGLLETGSRVVLTGGTDASLCPYGVVAQMSTGMLSTAEDQGRAFVPFDEAACGYVPGEGGAILVVETAASAAERGRGGGYGTVLGHAAGFAADPGASRRVLAAVIRRALRDAGTDPGDVDAVFADAMGTAEQDRAEAQAITDVFGPGGVPVTAPKTLTGRLYGGGAPLDMATALLSMRDGVLPHTVGPSRKAAGCDIDLVLDRPRDTELRAVLVLARGHGGFTSALVLGRPEEDDAPVSRRNRDEGENR, from the coding sequence ATGACAACGCCCACCAAGGAGACGGCGGCGGTGGTGACCGGGATCGGTGTCGTCGCGCCGACCGGTGTGGGGACCGAGGAGCATTGGCGATCGGTCCTCGCCGGGAAGTCCGGCATCGGGCGCATCACCCGGTTCGACCCCTCCCCTTACCCCGTGCGCCTGGCCGGCGAGGTCCCCGGCTTCACCGGCAAGGGGCGCATCCCCAACCGGCTGCTGCCGCAGACCGACCGGTGGACGCACATGGCGCTGGCCGCCGCGGACGAGGCGCTCGAAGACGCCTGCATCGACCTGGGCCGCCTGCCCGAGTACGAGATCGCGGTGGTCACCTCCAGCTCCTCGGGCGGTACGGAGTTCGGCCAGCAGGAGATGGAGCGGCTCTACCGCAACGACCCGTCCTGGGTCAGCGCCTACCAGTCCATCGCCTGGTTCTACGCGGCGACCACCGGCCAGATCTCGATCAAGAACGGCGCGCGGGGCCCTTGCGGGGTCGTGTGTACCGAGCAGGCGGGCGGGCTCGACGCCGCCGCACAGGCGCGCGGGCTGCTGGAGACCGGGTCGCGGGTGGTGCTCACGGGCGGCACCGACGCATCCCTGTGCCCCTACGGCGTGGTGGCGCAGATGTCCACGGGGATGCTGTCGACGGCGGAGGACCAGGGTCGGGCCTTCGTTCCCTTCGACGAGGCGGCGTGCGGCTACGTCCCCGGCGAAGGCGGCGCGATCCTCGTCGTCGAGACGGCGGCGTCGGCCGCCGAACGGGGCAGAGGCGGGGGCTACGGAACGGTGCTGGGGCACGCGGCGGGCTTTGCCGCCGACCCCGGTGCGAGCCGCCGGGTCCTCGCCGCGGTGATCCGGCGCGCACTGCGTGATGCGGGCACGGACCCCGGCGACGTGGACGCGGTGTTCGCCGACGCGATGGGCACCGCCGAGCAGGACCGAGCCGAGGCTCAGGCCATCACCGACGTCTTCGGCCCGGGGGGCGTCCCGGTGACCGCGCCGAAGACGCTGACCGGGCGGCTCTACGGCGGAGGCGCCCCTCTGGACATGGCCACAGCCCTGCTGAGCATGCGCGACGGGGTCCTGCCGCACACCGTCGGTCCGAGCCGGAAGGCCGCCGGGTGCGACATCGACCTGGTACTCGATCGGCCTCGGGACACCGAGTTGCGGGCCGTGCTGGTCCTGGCCCGCGGGCACGGAGGCTTCACCTCCGCGCTGGTGCTGGGACGCCCCGAGGAGGATGACGCGCCGGTGAGCCGGCGGAACCGAGATGAGGGAGAGAACAGATGA
- a CDS encoding acyl carrier protein has translation MSGFTIDDLRSIMATAVEVDEDVDLNGDIAGTAFDDLGYDSLAVMEVAAHVQRATGVRITDEAAGDLPTPGDMVAYVTNRLTAAEA, from the coding sequence ATGAGCGGATTCACCATCGACGATCTCAGATCGATCATGGCCACGGCGGTCGAGGTGGACGAGGACGTCGACCTGAACGGCGACATCGCCGGTACCGCATTCGACGACCTGGGCTACGACTCGCTGGCCGTCATGGAGGTCGCGGCGCACGTGCAGCGCGCGACCGGGGTGCGGATCACCGACGAGGCCGCCGGGGACCTGCCCACCCCCGGCGACATGGTCGCCTACGTCACGAACCGACTCACCGCAGCGGAGGCATGA
- a CDS encoding SRPBCC family protein, which produces MSGHTENAVVINAPLDVVWEMTNDVARWTDLFTEYAKAEILQEREGTVRFRLTLHPDENGDVWSWVSERTPDPGTRTVRAHRVETGPFKYMSIFWEYTEVEGGVRMRWLQDFEMKPQAPVDDAGMAERLNRNSPIQMRAIKERVEAAAAAEAS; this is translated from the coding sequence TTGTCCGGACACACAGAGAACGCGGTCGTCATCAACGCTCCCCTCGACGTGGTGTGGGAGATGACCAACGACGTCGCCCGATGGACGGATCTCTTCACCGAGTACGCGAAGGCGGAGATCCTCCAAGAGCGCGAGGGCACCGTCCGGTTCCGGCTCACCCTGCACCCTGACGAGAACGGCGACGTGTGGAGCTGGGTCTCGGAGCGCACGCCCGATCCGGGGACGCGGACGGTCCGAGCGCACAGGGTGGAGACCGGTCCGTTCAAGTACATGTCGATCTTCTGGGAGTACACCGAGGTCGAGGGCGGTGTGCGGATGCGTTGGCTGCAGGACTTCGAGATGAAGCCGCAGGCGCCGGTCGACGATGCGGGCATGGCGGAGCGGCTGAACCGCAACTCGCCCATTCAGATGCGGGCCATCAAGGAGCGGGTCGAGGCCGCCGCGGCGGCCGAGGCCTCCTGA
- a CDS encoding SDR family NAD(P)-dependent oxidoreductase, translating into MDMDLKGKTALVTGGVRGVGRGIVLTLARAGMNVTTCYRQESEAVETLRRELKETGGRHHVVRADLSDPGEVESLLDRCAEHAGSLDLVVNNAGVISHVPYAELPLDEWNRVVATNLTAPFLVIRHALPLLGEGASVVNIGSKAAEVGIPMRAHYTATKSALVGLTRSLAKELGPKGIRVNVLALGVIETEAMEAMPEEQRSAMRERYEAKTALGRLGTPEEVGSAVLFLAGPASRYVTGATVHVDGGIT; encoded by the coding sequence ATGGACATGGACCTGAAAGGCAAGACAGCCCTGGTGACCGGTGGGGTGCGCGGTGTCGGCAGGGGGATCGTCCTCACTCTGGCGCGCGCCGGCATGAACGTGACCACCTGCTACCGGCAGGAGTCGGAGGCCGTGGAGACCCTGCGGCGGGAGCTGAAGGAGACCGGTGGCCGGCACCACGTCGTCCGGGCCGACCTCTCCGACCCCGGGGAGGTGGAGTCCCTGCTGGACCGCTGCGCCGAGCACGCCGGCTCGCTGGACCTCGTCGTCAACAACGCCGGGGTGATCAGCCACGTTCCCTACGCGGAACTGCCTCTGGATGAGTGGAACCGCGTCGTCGCGACCAACCTGACCGCTCCCTTCCTGGTGATCCGGCATGCGCTGCCGCTGCTCGGCGAAGGCGCGTCGGTGGTGAACATCGGTTCCAAGGCGGCCGAGGTGGGGATCCCCATGCGGGCCCACTACACGGCGACGAAGTCCGCGCTGGTGGGGTTGACCCGATCGCTCGCCAAGGAGCTGGGGCCCAAGGGCATACGGGTCAACGTGCTGGCCCTCGGCGTCATCGAGACCGAGGCCATGGAGGCGATGCCCGAGGAGCAGCGCAGCGCGATGCGGGAGCGCTACGAGGCGAAGACCGCCCTGGGACGTCTGGGAACGCCGGAGGAGGTGGGATCGGCCGTGCTGTTCCTCGCGGGACCGGCCTCCCGCTACGTCACCGGGGCCACCGTGCACGTCGACGGGGGGATCACCTGA
- a CDS encoding antibiotic biosynthesis monooxygenase family protein: MSADVFRVMLRMEIHAGKREEFERTWLAIGDSVTSHPANLGQWLSRDAEDPGVYYIVSDWESEARFREFETSERHLRHREKLHPYRSAGAMTVMHVVSHLPGTGAARTHEEWEAVR; this comes from the coding sequence ATGTCGGCGGATGTCTTCCGGGTCATGCTCCGCATGGAGATCCACGCCGGCAAGCGGGAGGAGTTCGAGCGTACGTGGCTCGCCATCGGCGACTCCGTCACCTCGCATCCCGCGAACCTGGGGCAGTGGCTGTCGCGGGACGCCGAGGACCCCGGTGTCTACTACATCGTCAGTGACTGGGAGTCCGAGGCGCGGTTCCGGGAGTTCGAGACCAGCGAGCGCCACCTGAGGCACAGGGAGAAGCTCCACCCTTACCGCAGCGCAGGGGCGATGACCGTCATGCACGTCGTCTCCCACCTGCCCGGGACCGGTGCCGCCCGCACCCATGAGGAGTGGGAGGCGGTCCGGTGA
- a CDS encoding antibiotic biosynthesis monooxygenase family protein: protein MSEVRVLVYHQAGDAAGVEAAYHRVSARMRGVPGLLGNELLRSVTDATGFVVLSRWSGIEAFQAWEAGAAHRADTTPLRPYRDTRMEAPFALYEVAASYPETGP, encoded by the coding sequence GTGAGCGAGGTGCGCGTCCTCGTCTACCACCAGGCAGGCGACGCGGCCGGTGTCGAGGCCGCCTACCACCGGGTCAGCGCGCGGATGCGCGGTGTCCCCGGGCTCCTCGGCAACGAGCTGCTGCGCTCGGTGACGGACGCGACGGGGTTCGTCGTCCTCAGCAGGTGGTCGGGGATCGAGGCGTTCCAGGCGTGGGAGGCCGGGGCCGCGCACCGAGCTGACACGACCCCGCTGCGCCCTTACCGCGACACCCGGATGGAGGCCCCCTTCGCCCTGTACGAGGTGGCGGCCTCCTATCCGGAGACCGGCCCGTGA
- the accD gene encoding acetyl-CoA carboxylase, carboxyltransferase subunit beta has translation MTIATTRSAATSEWTQCKKCRTLVYTRRLLRAHRVCPECGNHAPLTAEQRLGDLFGDASWTEVAAAETEEDPLGFVDLHPYRERLAEARARTGLRDAVVVARGEMYGGRVVVAVMDFRFLGGSMGASAGEAVVAAAEAALAERCPLILVTASGGARMQEGLLSLMQMAKTSNAMAALDEAGLLTVTLVTDPTYGGVAASFATQSDVILAEPGARLGFAGPRVIEQTIRQRLPEGFQTAEFLLAHGLLDDVRSRAGQPHTLSVLLAAARPVDPEWGIGTADPVIRDPASLPRRPVREVIRSAREPARPTATDHLDIWGARFVELHGDRAGRDCPAVLGGVALLGGLPFVFIAHHKGHTPAEMARREFAMPSPAGYRKAERLMRLADKLGLPVVTLIDTPGAHPGIDAEEHGQANAVASCLRTMGALKVPVVAVVTGEGGSGGALALGVADEVLACENAFYSVISPEGCAAILWKSTDAVEEAAESLRIDAPSLLRIGAVDGVVPEPPGGAHKDPEAASANVRDAVTAALRRLRGRSAADLVSARRRRFRRFGLVHDSEGTTV, from the coding sequence ATGACGATCGCCACCACGCGTTCGGCCGCGACGTCGGAATGGACACAGTGTAAGAAGTGCCGCACCCTCGTCTACACCAGGCGGCTGCTCCGCGCGCACCGGGTCTGCCCTGAGTGCGGGAACCACGCTCCGCTCACCGCGGAGCAGCGGCTCGGCGACCTCTTCGGGGACGCCTCCTGGACCGAGGTCGCCGCTGCGGAGACCGAGGAGGACCCGTTGGGCTTCGTGGACCTGCACCCCTATCGGGAGCGGCTGGCCGAGGCGCGGGCGAGGACCGGTCTGCGCGACGCGGTCGTGGTCGCCCGGGGAGAGATGTACGGGGGCCGCGTCGTCGTCGCCGTGATGGACTTCCGCTTCCTCGGCGGGAGCATGGGCGCCTCCGCCGGGGAGGCGGTCGTGGCGGCCGCGGAGGCGGCGCTCGCCGAGAGGTGCCCACTCATCCTGGTGACGGCCTCGGGCGGGGCCCGGATGCAGGAGGGGCTGCTCTCCCTGATGCAGATGGCCAAGACGAGCAACGCGATGGCGGCCTTGGACGAGGCCGGGCTCCTGACCGTCACCCTGGTCACCGATCCGACGTACGGAGGCGTGGCGGCCTCCTTCGCCACCCAGTCCGACGTCATCCTGGCCGAGCCCGGGGCGAGGCTCGGGTTCGCCGGTCCGCGCGTCATCGAGCAGACGATCCGCCAGCGCCTGCCGGAGGGGTTCCAGACCGCGGAGTTCCTGCTCGCTCACGGTCTGCTGGACGACGTCCGGTCCAGGGCCGGGCAGCCGCACACGCTCAGCGTCCTGCTCGCGGCGGCCCGCCCGGTGGACCCCGAGTGGGGCATCGGAACCGCCGATCCCGTGATCAGGGACCCGGCGTCGCTCCCCCGGCGGCCGGTGCGGGAGGTGATCCGCTCGGCCCGGGAGCCGGCGCGGCCCACCGCGACGGATCACCTGGACATCTGGGGGGCCCGGTTCGTCGAGCTCCACGGGGACAGGGCGGGCCGCGACTGCCCGGCGGTCCTGGGCGGGGTGGCGCTGCTCGGCGGCCTCCCCTTCGTCTTCATCGCCCACCACAAGGGGCACACCCCCGCGGAGATGGCGCGGCGCGAGTTCGCGATGCCGTCCCCGGCCGGGTACCGCAAGGCGGAGCGCCTGATGCGGCTCGCCGACAAGCTGGGGCTGCCGGTGGTGACGCTCATCGACACCCCGGGGGCGCATCCCGGGATCGATGCGGAGGAGCATGGGCAGGCCAACGCGGTGGCCTCCTGCCTGCGGACCATGGGCGCGCTCAAGGTCCCCGTCGTCGCCGTGGTCACCGGCGAAGGGGGGAGCGGCGGAGCACTCGCGCTCGGCGTCGCCGACGAGGTGCTCGCCTGCGAGAACGCCTTCTACTCGGTGATCAGCCCCGAGGGATGCGCGGCGATCCTGTGGAAGTCCACCGACGCGGTCGAGGAGGCGGCGGAGTCGCTGCGGATCGACGCGCCGTCGCTGCTGCGCATCGGGGCGGTGGACGGGGTGGTCCCCGAACCGCCCGGCGGGGCCCACAAGGACCCCGAGGCCGCATCGGCGAACGTACGCGACGCGGTGACGGCCGCGCTCCGGCGGCTGCGCGGTCGATCGGCGGCCGATCTGGTCTCCGCGCGGCGCCGCAGGTTCCGCCGGTTCGGTCTGGTGCACGACTCCGAGGGGACGACGGTATGA
- a CDS encoding acetyl-CoA carboxylase biotin carboxyl carrier protein: protein MNGTDGEKLIAALSKTVDELMRTAARQPVRVSVRVGDAAIEAEWPTAGGGPAEEEPKETQAAPEEGTTVNASLVGTFYRASEPGAPPFVDVGDVVQAGQQIAIIEAMKLMIPVEADRSGTLLDVLVGDGESVEFDQPLFALAVEESA, encoded by the coding sequence ATGAATGGGACGGACGGGGAGAAGCTCATCGCGGCGCTCTCGAAGACCGTGGACGAGCTGATGAGGACGGCCGCCCGGCAGCCGGTCCGGGTGAGCGTGCGCGTCGGGGACGCGGCGATCGAGGCCGAGTGGCCGACGGCCGGGGGCGGTCCGGCGGAGGAGGAGCCGAAGGAGACGCAGGCCGCGCCGGAGGAGGGCACCACCGTCAACGCCTCCTTGGTCGGCACGTTCTACCGGGCCTCCGAACCCGGGGCTCCTCCGTTCGTCGACGTCGGGGACGTCGTCCAGGCCGGGCAGCAGATCGCGATCATCGAGGCGATGAAACTGATGATCCCGGTCGAGGCGGACCGATCCGGCACGCTGCTCGACGTTCTCGTCGGCGACGGCGAATCGGTCGAGTTCGACCAGCCCTTGTTCGCCCTCGCCGTCGAGGAGAGCGCATGA
- a CDS encoding acetyl-CoA carboxylase biotin carboxylase subunit, producing the protein MSARRRSIDTVFVANRGEIALRVVRACKEMGIRSVVGYSVPDADTAAVRAADTAVRIGPADGRRSYLYPPALIEAALRSGAQAVHPGYGFLAEDPEFAEICAQNGLIFVGPEPAVMAMLGDKVLARRMMSEIGVPVLPGTAEPVAGDRAVLDEAARIGLPLIIKAAAGGGGRGMQVVTDRDALLPGYRTARVSAREYFGDDRVYLERYWEQVRHVEVQVLADGHGTVLHLGERDCSVQRRHQKLIEETPGPGLPPSVAERLAEYAVRGARAAGYTGAGTFEFLVAGDEIAFIEANCRIQVEHPVTEVATGVDLVREQLLVAAGERLSFGQADVRPRGTAIECRVNAEDPERGFVPSGGRLDEFAPPGGPFVRVDTHGYPGATVTPDYDSLLAKVIVWGPDRDQALNRMERALGEFRIAGAGVRTTIPLLLDVLRDPRFRAGACTTSYLDGRDVVGASPN; encoded by the coding sequence ATGAGTGCGCGGCGGAGGTCGATCGACACGGTCTTCGTCGCGAACCGCGGAGAGATCGCCTTGCGCGTGGTGCGCGCCTGCAAGGAGATGGGAATACGCAGCGTCGTCGGCTACTCGGTTCCCGACGCCGACACCGCGGCCGTGCGGGCCGCGGACACGGCGGTGCGGATCGGTCCGGCGGACGGCCGGCGAAGCTACCTCTACCCGCCGGCCCTGATCGAGGCGGCCCTGCGCAGCGGGGCCCAGGCGGTCCACCCCGGCTACGGCTTCCTGGCAGAGGACCCGGAGTTCGCCGAGATCTGCGCGCAGAACGGGCTGATCTTCGTGGGTCCGGAACCGGCGGTGATGGCGATGCTGGGGGACAAGGTCCTCGCCCGGCGGATGATGTCCGAGATCGGTGTGCCGGTACTGCCCGGCACGGCCGAGCCGGTCGCCGGTGACCGAGCCGTGCTCGACGAGGCCGCGCGGATCGGTCTTCCGCTGATCATCAAGGCGGCGGCAGGCGGAGGCGGGCGCGGCATGCAGGTCGTGACGGACCGGGACGCGCTCCTGCCCGGATACCGGACGGCGCGGGTCTCGGCCCGGGAGTACTTCGGCGACGACCGTGTCTACCTGGAACGCTACTGGGAGCAGGTGCGCCATGTGGAGGTCCAGGTCCTCGCCGACGGCCACGGGACGGTCCTGCACCTGGGAGAGCGGGACTGCTCGGTGCAGCGCAGGCACCAGAAGCTCATCGAGGAGACCCCGGGACCCGGGCTCCCGCCGTCGGTCGCGGAGCGGCTCGCCGAGTACGCGGTCCGCGGCGCGCGCGCCGCGGGCTACACCGGCGCGGGAACGTTCGAGTTCCTCGTGGCCGGAGACGAGATCGCGTTCATCGAGGCCAACTGCCGTATCCAGGTCGAGCATCCGGTGACCGAGGTGGCCACCGGGGTGGACCTGGTACGCGAGCAGCTACTGGTGGCGGCGGGCGAGCGGCTCTCCTTCGGGCAGGCCGACGTTCGGCCCCGGGGCACGGCGATCGAATGCCGGGTCAACGCCGAGGACCCGGAGCGCGGGTTCGTCCCCAGCGGCGGCCGGCTGGACGAGTTCGCCCCGCCCGGCGGTCCGTTCGTCCGGGTGGACACCCACGGGTACCCCGGGGCGACGGTCACGCCCGATTACGATTCGCTGTTGGCGAAGGTCATCGTCTGGGGGCCTGACCGTGACCAGGCCCTGAACCGGATGGAACGCGCTCTCGGCGAGTTCCGGATCGCCGGGGCCGGGGTGCGCACGACCATCCCCCTGCTTCTGGACGTGCTGCGTGACCCCCGCTTCCGCGCGGGCGCGTGCACGACGTCCTACCTGGACGGGCGGGATGTCGTCGGCGCGTCGCCGAACTGA
- a CDS encoding FAD-dependent monooxygenase has translation MTTAPEVLIAGAGPSGLLCAVELARRGIHCRILDARPGGPHVQTRCPTLWQRSLEVLSWAGVEVDRAEGLLPLRHKVFHIGGESAAVGVSAPDAPFPEPVLLAQSRLERLLTERLAALGTLVEYGWEVLDAVDRGDGVDVVVRGPSGTTRTAAGWLVNASGRSGPPALSTGAGAAVQRGYQGTEWVLADVRVGGAGLPADEEHIYRLEAGHAGLIPVSGGVHRLFLGVEGGATPSARAVADTAAAITGLRIAPVPGTLWRTRPEGIVTDIRRSRRVLLVGDAAKRFPMPVHGLNSGLQDAFSLGWMLAGAIRDGDEGLPAEYAAERRAAALALFERTDRIFGYGSAVDIATLRGRLLARVVDMRTEPAVRHPPGRLVSDGAGEPLPAVPVRGAGPQGLFGLVRGAAEWSAVLLAAPEDHAAAETARILRRRLASRFPGRVRLLTAAPSGARRPGGLMLVRPDGHVAWRGEAAEQEGLLGFLAGALRPGR, from the coding sequence ATGACGACGGCGCCCGAGGTCCTGATCGCCGGCGCCGGCCCCTCGGGGCTGCTGTGCGCCGTCGAGCTCGCCAGACGCGGAATCCATTGCAGGATCCTCGATGCGCGCCCCGGCGGCCCGCACGTCCAGACGCGCTGCCCCACTCTGTGGCAGCGCAGCCTGGAGGTGCTGTCCTGGGCGGGCGTCGAGGTGGACCGCGCGGAAGGCCTCCTGCCTCTGCGGCACAAGGTCTTCCACATCGGGGGCGAGAGCGCCGCGGTCGGCGTGTCAGCCCCCGACGCGCCCTTCCCCGAACCGGTCCTGCTCGCCCAGAGCCGACTCGAACGGCTGCTCACCGAGCGCCTGGCGGCCCTGGGCACCCTGGTCGAGTACGGCTGGGAGGTCCTGGACGCGGTGGACCGCGGGGACGGCGTCGACGTCGTCGTCCGGGGTCCCTCCGGAACGACCCGGACGGCGGCCGGCTGGCTGGTGAACGCGTCCGGCCGCTCAGGGCCTCCCGCGTTGAGCACCGGCGCCGGCGCGGCCGTCCAACGCGGATACCAGGGCACCGAGTGGGTCCTCGCCGACGTGCGGGTCGGCGGCGCCGGTCTCCCCGCCGACGAGGAGCACATCTACCGCCTGGAGGCCGGCCACGCGGGCCTGATCCCGGTCTCCGGCGGAGTCCACCGCCTCTTCCTCGGAGTGGAGGGCGGCGCCACGCCCTCCGCCCGGGCCGTCGCCGACACCGCCGCCGCGATCACCGGGCTGCGCATCGCACCCGTACCGGGCACCCTGTGGCGGACCCGCCCGGAGGGGATCGTCACGGACATCCGGCGGTCGCGCCGCGTCCTGCTCGTCGGCGACGCGGCGAAACGCTTCCCCATGCCCGTGCACGGGCTGAACTCCGGCCTGCAGGACGCCTTCTCCCTCGGATGGATGCTGGCCGGCGCGATCCGAGACGGCGACGAAGGGCTCCCCGCCGAGTACGCGGCGGAGCGGCGCGCCGCGGCCCTCGCGCTGTTCGAACGGACCGACCGGATCTTCGGCTACGGTTCCGCGGTGGACATCGCGACCCTGCGCGGCCGGTTGCTCGCGCGCGTCGTGGACATGCGCACCGAGCCCGCGGTGCGGCACCCGCCCGGCCGACTCGTCTCCGATGGCGCGGGCGAGCCGCTGCCGGCGGTCCCCGTGCGCGGCGCGGGACCCCAGGGGCTGTTCGGACTGGTCCGCGGCGCCGCGGAGTGGAGCGCGGTGCTCCTCGCCGCTCCGGAGGATCACGCTGCCGCGGAGACGGCCCGGATCCTGCGGCGCCGCCTCGCCTCCCGGTTCCCCGGACGGGTCCGGCTGCTCACCGCCGCGCCCTCCGGCGCCCGCCGACCGGGCGGGCTGATGCTGGTCCGTCCGGACGGCCACGTCGCGTGGCGGGGGGAGGCGGCCGAGCAGGAGGGACTTCTCGGCTTCCTCGCGGGGGCGCTGCGACCGGGCCGGTAG